The Desulfatibacillum aliphaticivorans DSM 15576 genome includes the window ATGGCGAGTTCAAAGAATCCAAACTATCCAGGACTGTACTGGCTTGGTCCCAGTTTTTTGATGACTTGATTGAGGAAACAAAAGGGACACAGCGCGAAAACAAGCTACCTTGGGCAAGAATTGAGGATATAATCGGGGATATCAAAAAAGATGCCGAAGAACCGCGAAAAGCTCTCATTGTGGATATTGCGGAGCGCATGCATAGCCGCTTACCAGTTTTCGTTCACGCCGCCCGCAAAATCTTATTACGGGAGCGGCGCATGCAACCCGCCGGAAGAGTAACAGAAATAGACAACTCGTGTCTCAAATGGATAGTTCGGCAACCGGGAGAAACGGTGCCTCAAAAGGTGGCGGCAAATCATCAGCGAATGCTGTCCGTAGCGCGGAACGAATCATTTGACACCCTTGAAAACAGAGTGCTTAAAGATTTCCTTTTTCGGTGCGCCAAAGAGAGTCACCGCTATCTTAACATTGAGGTGGACCCGGCTAAGCATTCACAATCTACAAGAGCAAAAAGGGTAAATAGCTTTAAAAATTTAAGTTCAAAATTGCACCAGGTTGAGCATTTAAAAAGTGTTTCGGAGCCAGAAGTGGGTCTGCGCCCCAATTACGTGCTTCAAAACGACTACCGCTACAAGCAGATCTGGAAACAGTACTTACGCCTATTAAGACGTGAGGATGAAGAAGACCGCCTTTGGGATTGGCAATCCCGGACCTGGAGTGATTTGGTCAGATTTTTTGTAAACTTTGCGTTATACGACTTATCCAGAAAGATTAATGACAAGAAAGGCGAAATCGTCGTCGAGCTGGAGTCAACCTCAGTAATTCATTTATTGAAAGAACAACACCTGGGCTGCCGTGTTAAAGAGGGCGCCGAGCCCGGTCCATTCATTGTAGGGCGCCACGGGGATGCAAAAGATAAGGCATTTGCGTTAGAGGTTGTTCATTCAGCGCAAGCTGGAGAGCATATGGTCACTAATTTGCTGGGAAGACTTGGAGCGCATCTTTATCTTGTCTTGCATCCGCTGCGAGGAGGCAGTCCTGCTGTTGTAGCTGTCTGGGCAGTGCATACGGCTGGTAGCAGCAGCCACCCTGGCTGGGAGGCAATTGGACGCTCGGCAGGCAAGGCTCTTAAAATGCATTCACATATTAGAAACGAACTCCGAGATCTAAATTCCCCAACCCTGCACGGTTTTGTGGTGGCGAGCGACATAGACTTTCCAGATGCTGAATTGCATCCTGGTATGGGGGACGGTGTTCATGTAGTTCAAGCAGCTGCTGATCAACGCTGTTGGGCAGATGCTTTAGCCGGCATCAGCGCCATAATTGAAGATATTTTGGGGGCCATTATATGAAAAACTCAGTGGGTATTTCTGCTTTTGGCCTTAGTGACGCCTTATATCAAAGCGATAGTGGAATTCGGAAAACCGGCTTTTACATGGCCGATGCGGTATTACCTACTCGACCTTATGGCCAAATTCGTACAGGAGATGAGGCTGAAGAAGAACGCATCCATACAGGTCTCTATTGGCCCTTAGAAGCTAGGGTGGCGGTGAATAGTTCGCTTAGAAGGGCTCCTATCTCTTGCGCGTGGAGGGCATTGGTCGAGGCTGGGGATCGCCCAATCAGATGGGATGTGGGCAAAGGAATATCTTTTTCTTTGCCACGGATTCTGGCAACTCACATCAATAATTTTCTGAATTCTTCTTTGGCTTCACTTAATGGGAATGAGATTCAACCTGTCGTGGCAATCCCTGATAACCTTGATGAGTTTGGCCAAGATGCCCTCCTAAAGGAACTATCACGGAATTTTAACTATAGAAAAAAAGGCTGTCAGGATCCCATTCTTATTTGGCGACCTGTTGCAGCGGCGTTAGCATGGTTAGATGTGGTGGAAGATAGTGTTTTTGATGATATGTTTGGAGCAGATTGTCAAAATGATCATATCCACGTAATGTACTTAGGTCCCGATGCTTTTGAGTTCGCAACATTTCGCCTTAAGGCAGAGAAGCATGATGACCAAGGGTACATTTTACCTCGACGAGATCGCCCTATTTTACTGCCCCATTTGACCGGGATGGATTGGACGGGAAATATTGTTGAATCCATTGTTGCCGACCACGACTACGGAGCTTTTTGGCAGGCGTTCACTGGCTTCCCCGAGATATGGGAGGCCATAAAAGGAAGTGAGTGGGATCAAAGCCAGTTGCCGAAACCTTGGAGTAAAGAAACGCGCTGGGATTTATGGAATCCAAGCCTTGAGATCCATGAACAGGTTTTAGGCGCTGACGCTGTTCCATGCAGAATGTTGAGAGACGTAGTCAGGAA containing:
- a CDS encoding DUF2357 domain-containing protein, encoding MSETVEAQIHLWPWSFGMQDNQETTALRTDAAIFPFYGSPVVSLSSRASLFLSSRHERFIPLGPAFQTLSGMCRLYEVPHGVISNSCKNLSKQGGDVIIYTEGDRKKIRLKPEGAQPRLESMDDGEFKESKLSRTVLAWSQFFDDLIEETKGTQRENKLPWARIEDIIGDIKKDAEEPRKALIVDIAERMHSRLPVFVHAARKILLRERRMQPAGRVTEIDNSCLKWIVRQPGETVPQKVAANHQRMLSVARNESFDTLENRVLKDFLFRCAKESHRYLNIEVDPAKHSQSTRAKRVNSFKNLSSKLHQVEHLKSVSEPEVGLRPNYVLQNDYRYKQIWKQYLRLLRREDEEDRLWDWQSRTWSDLVRFFVNFALYDLSRKINDKKGEIVVELESTSVIHLLKEQHLGCRVKEGAEPGPFIVGRHGDAKDKAFALEVVHSAQAGEHMVTNLLGRLGAHLYLVLHPLRGGSPAVVAVWAVHTAGSSSHPGWEAIGRSAGKALKMHSHIRNELRDLNSPTLHGFVVASDIDFPDAELHPGMGDGVHVVQAAADQRCWADALAGISAIIEDILGAII